The following proteins are encoded in a genomic region of Amphiura filiformis chromosome 11, Afil_fr2py, whole genome shotgun sequence:
- the LOC140164414 gene encoding protein unc-93 homolog A-like: MADASGNGMAEAPADDDGNGATAADAEDSSPLITLESEPSGYSTDYTSSTTANAPSSRNLFRPLSKNRHWKNLAGLATAFMVTFTAYGSLQNLQSSLNYDNGLGLVSLSVTYGCLTVSCLIAPVIIRSLGTKWTVALSLVCYMFYTAANFYPEFYTLIPTAALLGFAAGPLWAAQGTYLTTLAISLADVVNDVPETVINQFNGIFFMFFHSSQIWGNLLSSVIFSVNTTRERYLNQTDLWKCGVNGTGTEGMNYDDPGDKKTYLLLTFYLFFGLLGAAIAAVFMDRIRANFVRLPETKYLANHLLEVVRLMKTPYISLLIPLMIYSGFEQAYMAGDFTKSFVSCTIGIRRVGYVMIVYGATNAISSFIIGRVEVHIGRKLIFTAGGFVNLLVILWMLLWRAKEGVNQGYQLYLMAVGWGFADAVWTTQILSILGVLMPQSQEAAFANYRFWHAIGSLVSFSASNSVLVLYKLFTLLGLLVISMILYYIVECVIRREGM; the protein is encoded by the exons ATGGCTGATGCATCGGGCAATGGGATGGCAGAGGCTCCTGCAGACGACGACGGCAATGGAGCAACTGCAGCAGACGCCGAAGACTCTTCACCACTCATAACGTTGGAGTCGGAGCCATCTGGTTATTCTACCGATTACACTTCATCTACAACTGCTAATGCTCCCAGCAGTAGGAACTTGTTCCGTCCTCTCAGTAAAAACAGACATTGGAAAAACTTAGCTGGTCTTGCTACAGCTTTTATGGTCACCTTCACAGCTTATGGATCGCTACAGAACTTACAGAGTAGTTTGAATTATGACAATGGACTCGGGTTAGTGTCTCTTAGTGTCACTTACGGATGTCTAACTGTATCTTGTCTCATCGCTCCTGTTATTATCAGATCTTTAGGAACCAAATGGACTGTAGCATTATCACTGGTATGCTATATGTTTTATACTGCGGCTAACTTTTATCCCGAATTCTACACACTGATACCGACAGCTGCCTTATTAGGTTTTGCTGCTGGTCCGCTATGGGCAGCACAAGGAACCTACTTGACAACTCTAGCCATAAGTCTTGCTGATGTTGTAAATGATGTACCAGAAACAGTCATAAACCAATTCAACGGGATTTTCTTCATGTTTTTCCACTCTAGCCAAATATGGGGCAATTTATTATCTTCTGTTATATTCTCAGTGAATACAACGAGAGAACGATATCTCAATCAAACTGATCTTTGGAAATGTGGAGTAAATGGAACGGGAACAGAAGGAATGAATTACGACGATCCAGGCGATAAGAAAACATATCTTCTGTTAACATTTTATCTCTTCTTTGGGTTATTAGGAGCAGCAATAGCTGCCGTATTCATGGACAGAATTCGTGCTAATTTTGTACGTCTACCAGAGACCAAGTACCTTGCCAACCATCTACTCGAGGTGGTTCGTCTGAtgaaaacaccttatatcagctTACTTATACCACTGATGATATACAGCGGATTTGAACAAGCATATATGGCGGGTGATTTTACCAAG TCTTTTGTAAGTTGTACAATCGGCATCCGGCGAGTCGGGTACGTCATGATCGTGTACGGAGCGACGAACGCCATATCGTCTTTCATAATCGGACGTGTCGAAGTCCACATCGGTCGAAAACTAATCTTCACTGCAGGTGGATTTGTTAACCTCCTCGTTATATTATGGATGCTGTTATGGAGAGCAAAGGAAGGCGTTAATCAAGGGTATCAACTATATCTGATGGCTGTCGGTTGGGGATTTGCTGATGCAGTTTGGACGACGCAGATTTTGT CTATTCTTGGAGTGTTAATGCCGCAATCCCAGGAAGCGGCGTTCGCCAACTATCGATTTTGGCATGCCATCGGGTCTTTAGTATCATTTAGCGCCTCGAATAGTGTTCTAGTTCTTTATAAACTCTTTACATTATTAGGATTGTTGGTAATATCAATGATACTCTACTACATCGTGGAATGTGTAATTCGGAGAGAAGGCATGTGA
- the LOC140164412 gene encoding protein unc-93 homolog A-like has translation MDMADLQPSGNGIAEAPADDDGNGATAADAKESSPLILPSSTSKPSGYSTNYTSSTTANANAPSSRNSFRPLSKNRHWKNLFGLATAFMFTFTAYGSLQNLQSSLNYDHGLGLASLSVIYGCLTVSCLIAPVIIRCIGTKWTIAVSLACYMFYTAANFYPEFYTLIPTAALLGFAAGPLWAAQGTYLTTLAISLADVVNDVPETVINQFNGIFFLFFQSNQIWGNLLSSVIFSVNTTRERYLNQTDLWKCGVNGTGTEGMNYDDPGDKKTNLLLTFYLFFGLLGAAIAAVFMDRIRSNFVRLPETKYLANHLLEVVRLMKTPYISLLIPLMIYSGFEQAYMAGDFTKSFVSCTIGIRRVGYVMIVYGVTDAISSFVIGRVEVHIGRKLIFTAGGFVNLLVILWMLLWRAKEGVNQGYQLYLMAVGWGFADAVWQTQISSILGVLMPQSQEAAFANFRFWQAIGFLVSFGVSVSNSVLVLYKLFALLGLLVISMILYYIVECVIRREGM, from the exons ATGGACATGGCTGATTTGCAACCATCGGGCAATGGGATTGCAGAAGCTCCTGCAGACGACGACGGTAATGGAgcaactgcagcagacgccaaaGAATCTTCACCACTCATATTACCATCGTCAACGTCGAAGCCATCTGGTTATTCTACCAATTACACTTCGTCTACAACTGCTAATGCTAATGCTCCCAGCAGCAGGAACTCGTTCCGTCCTCTCAGTAAAAATAGACATTGGAAAAACTTATTTGGTCTTGCGACAGCTTTTATGTTCACCTTCACAGCTTATGGATCGCTACAGAATTTACAGAGTAGTTTGAATTATGACCATGGACTCGGGTTGGCGTCTCTTAGTGTCATTTATGGCTGTTTAACTGTGTCTTGTCTAATTGCACCAGTTATTATCAGATGTATAGGTACCAAATGGACAATAGCAGTATCACTGGCTTGTTATATGTTTTATACTGCGGCTAACTTCTATCCTGAGTTCTACACTCTGATTCCGACAGCTGCATTATTAGGTTTTGCTGCTGGTCCACTATGGGCAGCACAAGGAACCTACTTGACAACTTTAGCCATAAGTCTTGCTGATGTTGTAAATGATGTACCAGAAACAGTCATAAACCAATTCAACGggattttcttcttgtttttccaaTCTAATCAAATATGGGGCAATTTATTATCTTCTGTTATATTCTCAGTGAATACAACGAGAGAACGATATCTCAATCAAACTGATCTTTGGAAATGTGGAGTAAATGGAACGGGAACAGAAGGAATGAATTACGACGATCCAGGCGATAAGAAAACAAATCTTCTGTTAACATTTTACCTCTTCTTTGGGTTATTAGGAGCAGCAATAGCTGCCGTATTCATGGACAGAATTCGTTCAAATTTTGTACGGCTACCAGAGACCAAGTACCTTGCCAACCATCTACTCGAGGTGGTTCGTCTGATGAAAACGCCTTATATCAGCTTGCTTATACCACTGATGATATACAGCGGATTTGAACAAGCATATATGGCGGGAGATTTTACCAAG TCTTTCGTAAGTTGTACAATCGGCATCCGGCGAGTCGGGTACGTCATGATCGTATACGGAGTGACGGACGCCATATCGTCTTTCGTAATCGGACGTGTGGAAGTCCACATCGGTCGAAAACTAATCTTCACTGCAGGTGGATTTGTTAACCTCCTCGTTATATTATGGATGCTGCTATGGAGAGCAAAGGAAGGCGTTAATCAAGGGTATCAACTATATCTGATGGCTGTTGGTTGGGGATTTGCTGATGCAGTTTGGCAGACACAAATTTCGT CTATTCTTGGAGTATTAATGCCGCAATCCCAGGAAGCGGCGTTCGCCAACTTTCGATTTTGGCAAGCCATTGGGTTTTTAGTATCGTTTGGTGTCAGCGTCTCGAATAGTGTACTAGTTCTTTATAAACTCTTTGCATTATTAGGATTGTTGGTAATATCAATGATACTCTACTACATCGTGGAATGTGTAATTCGGAGAGAAGGCATGTGA